The following coding sequences are from one Candidatus Neomarinimicrobiota bacterium window:
- a CDS encoding integration host factor subunit beta, translating to MSSITYTKRDVARQTARKLGLKIYMVEEIVDGVFTTLREMMSEPFPQIRIEVRNFGVFEVKPTKAKPKARNPRTNEIIHVPPRRKTHFRPGKLLKKSLRLPLDSLQG from the coding sequence ATGAGTTCAATAACCTATACTAAGCGAGACGTGGCAAGACAAACCGCTCGGAAATTGGGTCTCAAAATTTATATGGTTGAGGAGATAGTGGACGGTGTATTTACTACTCTCAGGGAAATGATGAGCGAGCCTTTCCCGCAGATTAGAATTGAGGTTAGAAATTTCGGTGTATTTGAGGTTAAACCGACAAAAGCGAAGCCGAAAGCGAGAAATCCTCGTACAAATGAAATAATTCATGTTCCTCCACGGAGAAAGACCCACTTTAGACCCGGCAAATTGCTGAAAAAATCTCTGAGACTACCGCTTGATTCACTTCAAGGCTGA
- a CDS encoding bifunctional (p)ppGpp synthetase/guanosine-3',5'-bis(diphosphate) 3'-pyrophosphohydrolase, which produces MINVLDAIEKRVIPKYPRKFRKLLGSIEYEISSKDGDFLWEAYTFARRAHKGQTRLSGEAYFEHCYQTALNLCKMNMDIVTIASGLLHDVLEDTEVSIDDIANTFGDEVSRLVNGVTKISELDYKSNEEKQAGNFRKMLFSVIEDLRVILIKFADRLHNMRTLEYLPEKKAKRIALETRDVYAPLAHRLGMGRIKWELEDLCLKILEPDSYAAIEKKVKGKRGERERYIQKVAKPLKVKLKESKIEADISGRPKHFSSIFGKMTRREKPFEEIYDLFAIRVIVNSVEECYATLGLVHSMYNPVAERFKDFIAIPKANGYQSIHTTIVGPGGKMVEIQIRTYEMDRTAEDGIAAHWRYKEGKKEDEDLDQYMKWLRELIEAIQNEDANPTEFMQSLKIDLFKDEIFAFTPRGELMQLPTGSTPVDFAYAVHTEVGNHCIGAKVNGKIVPLNTSLSSGDSVEIITSDSQHPNSAHLKFVKTGKARSRIKRWIAKERSEQAIKLGKEIIDKKLKRRKVSKARQKLKEALVNTNYNTMEDLYKAVGSGNYPFEKLINIIIPSEVKEEKEEEKDKKSFLDRARRRVKGVKVQGLDNIMINFGKCCQPIPGDDIIGFITRGKGVTIHRVDCKDSAHLFSSKDRSIEVEWDTGKKDEFLVRVRIQGRERKHFLRDLTEAISSTNTNILSLDLDVEDSIAGVNLVVQVRNLKHFNTVSKKISNIPGIIGVERG; this is translated from the coding sequence TTGATTAATGTATTAGACGCGATAGAAAAACGTGTTATCCCTAAATATCCGAGGAAATTCCGCAAACTTTTAGGTAGTATCGAGTATGAAATAAGTTCCAAGGACGGTGATTTTCTTTGGGAGGCATATACTTTTGCCCGTCGGGCGCATAAGGGTCAAACCCGGCTTTCCGGCGAAGCATACTTTGAACACTGCTATCAAACTGCTCTGAATCTGTGTAAAATGAATATGGATATAGTCACTATTGCCAGTGGGCTATTGCATGACGTTTTAGAAGATACAGAAGTATCTATTGACGATATAGCAAATACTTTCGGCGATGAGGTCAGCCGTCTCGTAAATGGCGTAACGAAAATTTCCGAGCTTGATTATAAGAGTAATGAAGAAAAACAGGCCGGTAATTTCAGGAAGATGCTTTTTTCTGTGATTGAAGACCTTAGAGTAATTTTAATTAAATTCGCAGATCGTCTGCATAATATGAGAACGCTTGAATATCTTCCGGAAAAGAAAGCAAAACGAATCGCATTGGAAACTCGCGATGTTTATGCGCCATTGGCTCATCGTCTCGGAATGGGTAGGATAAAATGGGAATTAGAGGATCTTTGTTTAAAAATTCTTGAACCTGATTCTTACGCGGCTATAGAAAAAAAGGTTAAGGGTAAGAGGGGAGAGCGTGAGAGATATATTCAAAAAGTTGCGAAACCATTAAAAGTAAAGCTAAAAGAATCTAAAATTGAAGCGGATATATCAGGCCGACCTAAGCATTTTTCCAGTATTTTTGGGAAAATGACCAGAAGGGAAAAGCCGTTTGAAGAGATTTACGATCTTTTTGCTATTAGGGTAATTGTAAATTCTGTGGAGGAATGCTACGCAACTTTGGGATTAGTGCATTCGATGTATAATCCCGTGGCAGAACGTTTCAAGGATTTCATCGCCATCCCAAAAGCAAATGGCTATCAATCAATACATACCACTATCGTCGGACCGGGTGGAAAAATGGTCGAGATTCAGATTAGAACTTATGAAATGGATAGAACAGCAGAAGACGGTATTGCTGCGCATTGGCGGTACAAAGAGGGAAAAAAGGAAGATGAAGACCTTGATCAGTATATGAAATGGCTGAGAGAACTTATTGAGGCGATTCAAAATGAAGATGCGAATCCGACTGAATTTATGCAATCGCTAAAGATAGATCTGTTTAAGGATGAAATCTTTGCTTTTACGCCAAGGGGTGAATTGATGCAGCTTCCAACCGGTTCCACTCCGGTAGATTTTGCATATGCAGTTCATACTGAAGTGGGCAATCATTGTATTGGAGCCAAAGTAAACGGCAAGATAGTGCCGTTAAATACGAGTCTTTCCAGCGGAGATTCCGTCGAAATAATTACCAGCGATTCCCAACATCCCAACTCGGCACATCTAAAATTCGTTAAGACGGGAAAAGCGAGAAGCAGAATAAAACGGTGGATAGCGAAAGAAAGATCCGAGCAAGCAATTAAGCTGGGGAAAGAAATAATTGATAAGAAGCTCAAACGAAGGAAAGTTTCCAAGGCGAGGCAGAAGCTCAAAGAAGCGCTGGTCAACACCAATTATAATACAATGGAAGACTTATATAAAGCGGTTGGATCGGGAAATTATCCATTTGAAAAACTAATAAATATTATTATTCCTTCCGAGGTTAAAGAAGAAAAAGAAGAAGAGAAGGATAAAAAAAGTTTTTTAGATAGAGCAAGAAGGCGGGTCAAGGGCGTTAAAGTACAGGGATTGGATAACATTATGATTAATTTTGGTAAATGCTGTCAACCAATTCCCGGAGACGATATTATCGGATTTATAACAAGGGGAAAGGGTGTTACTATACACAGAGTGGACTGTAAGGATTCTGCGCATTTATTTAGTTCCAAGGACCGATCTATAGAAGTGGAGTGGGATACAGGTAAAAAAGATGAGTTTCTCGTTCGCGTAAGGATTCAAGGCAGGGAAAGAAAACATTTCCTTAGAGACCTGACAGAAGCTATCTCGTCAACAAACACAAATATTTTAAGCCTCGATCTTGATGTGGAGGATTCGATCGCGGGAGTCAATCTCGTAGTCCAGGTCAGAAATCTTAAACATTTTAATACGGTTAGTAAGAAAATATCAAATATACCAGGTATTATAGGGGTCGAACGCGGATAG